The genomic segment TTTTGGGCGGCGTTCGAGGCGGCGGCGGCACTGGGGAATCTCTGCCTGCCGGCGGGCGGCATGACCACTCGCGCGAGGCTGGACTACCTGCTGGAGACTGAAGCGACCTTTGTCTGCTGCACGCCGACCTACGCGCTGCGCATGGCGGAGGTGGCGCGCGAGGCGGGGATCGATCTCTCGGCGTCGCGTGTTCGCGCGCTGATCGTCGCGGGGGAGCCGGGCGGCAGCATTCCCGCGACGCGTGAGCGGATTGAGACGGCGTGGGGCGCGCGCGTGCTGGATCACGCCGGGATGACCGAGATCGGCCCGTATGCGTTCGAGTGCATCGAAGCACCGGGCGGCATGCACGTGACCGAGAGCGAGTTCATCGCGGAAGTGATCGATCCGCATTCGCTGCAACCGGTGGCGGCGGGGCATCCCGGCGAGTTGGTGCTGACCAACCTCGGGCGGCTGGGTTGCCCGCTGATTCGCTATCGCACGGGGGATTTGGTGCAGCGGGTGCGTGGTCGTTGCGCGTGCGGGCGGTCGTTCGCGCGGCTGGTGGGCGGCATCCTGGGGCGCATCGACGACATGGTGACGATCCGGGGGAACAATGTGTTTCCCGGTGCGATCGAGGCTATACTTCGTGAACATCCCGGCATCGTGGAGTTTCAACTGCAAGCGCTGACCGACGGCGCACTGGCCGAGCTTCGCATCGATCTGGAGCCGACGCCGGGAGTGGATGCTTCCGATTTGCCGGAGACGGTCGCGCGGGCCGTGAAAGACCGGCTGAATTTTCGTCCGACGGTGCGATTGGTCGCACCGGGGAGCCTGCCGCGGTTCGAGATGAAGGCGCAGCGCTGGATCCGGACAAAGGGACACGTGGAGCCTGATGAATGACAAATGTCGAATATGGACAACAAGCCCCTGATCGGACGTGCGGCGCCGGATCGGCGCGTGGTGCGGTCGCTCTCGCGTTTCTTCAAACTCTGTTCCTGCTTTTCCGTTCGCCGCAGCGCGTGGCCTGTCGCGCGATGGCACCGGCGGCGATCGCGCTGGGTATTGCGTTTGCGCCGGCCGCCGCTTCCGATTGGTCGCACTGGCGCGGGGCGGACCAGAACGGTTCTTCGAACGAATACGGCACGGTCAAGACGTGGTCGCTCGAGGGCGAAAACCTGCTTTGGAAATCGCCCGAGGGCGGGCGCTCCACGCCGCTCGTAATGGGCGGGCGCGTGTTCTACATTGCTCCGGCCGGCGATGGCGATTGCCTGCAAGAGCGAGTCATTTGTCTTGATGCCGATACCGGCAAGACGCTATGGGATTATCGCTTCAATGTCTTTTTCTCCGACATCGTCGCCCAGCGCGTCGGCTGGACGGCTCTTGCCGCCGACCCCGAGACGGGCAATCTCTACGCACACGGCACCGGCGGACAGTTTCTCTGTTTGTCAAAAGACGGCAAGCTGCTCTGGCAGCACTCGCTCACCGAAGAATACAATCGCATCAGCGGGTACGGCGGCCGCTTGATGACGCCGATCGTGGATGAAGACCGCGTGATCGTCAGTTTCCTGAACACGAACTGGGGCGATCACGCCAAGCCGGGCCATCGTTTTGTCGCGTTCAACAAGCACGACGGGTCGGTGGTTTGGTGGGCCGAGCCGGGCGGCCCGCCGGTGGACACGACGTACGCCACACCGATCGTCATCGTCGTGGAGGGTCGTCGCCTGCTCGTGGCGCCGTGCGGCGATGGCGTCGTGTACGGCATGGAAGCGCGCACCGGCAAGGTCGTCTGGTCGTATGCCTTGAGCAAACTGGGGTTGAACGTTTCGCCGGTCTGGGTGGGCAAACACGT from the Planctomycetia bacterium genome contains:
- a CDS encoding AMP-binding protein, with amino-acid sequence MSYHVRQDETLSPEGLAKLQRAKLARVLDEAARCSRFYQSKWDGLDLESIGQAATVEAVLAALPLTTRAEIQEDQQAAPPFGTILTHPVNEYTRLHQTSGSTGFTLRFIDRPEDWAWWKHCWSMVYRAGGLTPEDRCVFPFSFGPFVGFWAAFEAAAALGNLCLPAGGMTTRARLDYLLETEATFVCCTPTYALRMAEVAREAGIDLSASRVRALIVAGEPGGSIPATRERIETAWGARVLDHAGMTEIGPYAFECIEAPGGMHVTESEFIAEVIDPHSLQPVAAGHPGELVLTNLGRLGCPLIRYRTGDLVQRVRGRCACGRSFARLVGGILGRIDDMVTIRGNNVFPGAIEAILREHPGIVEFQLQALTDGALAELRIDLEPTPGVDASDLPETVARAVKDRLNFRPTVRLVAPGSLPRFEMKAQRWIRTKGHVEPDE